Proteins from one Streptomyces genisteinicus genomic window:
- a CDS encoding ABC transporter ATP-binding protein translates to MTTLPAARRRSPLGAAIGLSLEADRRATLITFVTFGLRPTVLVLVFYLVKVIVDAAAAHDTGALAAGVAGIALASALAVGSVTYSIEQSVRMIEGTAAVVDRRLMTLIGRLPGVAHLDDPGVRDQIEVLRQERVHLSEGGDAFSLVLGATVRAAVTGVILAMIQPVLLLLPLLAVPPLLATRRAQRHRDEAVGRAAGAARLARHLLAVGASPAAAKELRLFGLGPHLRARHAEAAGAADREVTRTVWRNLIATSAASALFALGYCAALMFVLYRFTRGQVSLGDVILTLGLVTSVSTQLNQGVQFFGFLQQALAASRRLLRLEEYADRAAHGAGEGVPAERLTDGIRLEAVEFRYPGSDSRALGDVDLVLPAGSVVAVVGANGAGKSTLIKLLAGLYRPTSGRITVEGTDLASVDADLWHRRTSACFQDFSRLEFSVRHSVGAGSPALAEDDAHVTRAVEQGGAAGLVAGLPGGLAAHLGRSYDDGVDLSGGEWQRIALARARMRPAPCLLVLDEPTAAIDPLAEDALLTAYVRAARQTVARSNGITLFASHRLSTARLADLIVVVDQGRIAQLGVHEDLMAQDDGIYRDLYERQSRAYA, encoded by the coding sequence ATGACCACCCTCCCGGCGGCGCGGCGCCGGAGCCCCCTCGGCGCCGCCATCGGACTGTCCCTCGAAGCCGACCGGAGGGCGACGCTGATCACGTTCGTCACCTTCGGGCTGCGGCCCACCGTGCTCGTCCTCGTCTTCTACCTGGTGAAGGTGATCGTCGACGCGGCAGCCGCCCACGACACGGGAGCACTCGCCGCGGGGGTGGCCGGCATCGCGCTCGCCAGCGCCCTGGCAGTGGGCAGCGTCACCTACTCCATCGAGCAGTCCGTCCGCATGATCGAGGGAACGGCCGCGGTCGTCGACCGGCGGCTGATGACGCTCATCGGCCGGCTCCCGGGCGTCGCCCACCTCGACGACCCCGGCGTCCGGGACCAGATCGAGGTCCTGCGCCAGGAGCGTGTCCACCTCTCCGAAGGCGGCGACGCCTTCTCGCTCGTCCTCGGTGCGACCGTCCGCGCCGCGGTCACCGGCGTGATCCTCGCCATGATCCAGCCGGTGCTCCTCCTCCTGCCGCTGCTCGCGGTACCGCCCCTGCTGGCGACCCGGCGCGCGCAGCGGCACCGCGACGAGGCGGTCGGGCGGGCAGCCGGCGCCGCCCGTCTGGCCCGCCATCTGCTCGCGGTCGGCGCTTCGCCCGCGGCCGCCAAGGAGCTCAGGCTGTTCGGGCTGGGGCCGCACCTGCGCGCCCGGCACGCGGAGGCGGCCGGCGCCGCGGACCGGGAGGTCACCCGCACCGTGTGGCGCAACCTCATCGCCACGAGCGCGGCCTCGGCGCTGTTCGCCCTCGGCTACTGCGCGGCCCTGATGTTCGTGCTGTACCGCTTCACACGAGGACAGGTGTCACTCGGCGACGTGATCCTCACCCTGGGACTCGTCACCTCGGTCAGCACCCAGCTCAACCAGGGCGTGCAGTTCTTCGGCTTCCTCCAGCAGGCCCTCGCCGCCTCGCGGCGCCTGCTCCGCCTGGAGGAGTACGCCGACCGCGCGGCCCACGGCGCCGGCGAAGGCGTGCCGGCCGAGCGCCTGACGGACGGCATCCGGCTCGAGGCCGTGGAGTTCCGCTACCCGGGCAGCGACAGCAGGGCCCTCGGGGACGTCGACCTGGTGCTGCCCGCGGGCAGCGTCGTCGCGGTGGTCGGAGCCAACGGCGCGGGCAAGTCCACTCTGATCAAACTCCTCGCCGGCCTCTACCGCCCCACCAGCGGACGGATCACCGTCGAAGGCACCGATCTCGCCTCCGTCGACGCAGACCTCTGGCACCGGCGCACCAGCGCCTGCTTCCAGGACTTCAGCCGCCTGGAGTTCTCCGTCCGCCACAGCGTCGGCGCGGGCTCGCCGGCCCTCGCCGAGGACGACGCCCACGTCACCCGGGCCGTGGAGCAGGGGGGAGCGGCCGGACTCGTGGCCGGCCTGCCCGGAGGACTCGCCGCACACCTCGGCCGGTCCTACGACGACGGCGTCGACCTGTCCGGTGGCGAATGGCAGCGCATCGCACTGGCGCGGGCCAGAATGCGTCCCGCGCCGTGCCTGCTCGTCCTCGACGAACCCACCGCCGCCATCGACCCGCTGGCCGAGGACGCGCTTCTCACCGCCTACGTCCGGGCAGCCCGGCAGACCGTCGCCCGGTCCAACGGCATCACCCTGTTCGCCTCGCACCGCCTGTCCACCGCACGCCTCGCCGACCTGATCGTCGTCGTCGACCAGGGACGCATCGCACAACTCGGCGTCCACGAGGACCTGATGGCCCAGGACGACGGCATCTACCGGGACCTCTACGAGAGGCAGTCCCGTGCCTACGCGTGA
- a CDS encoding thioesterase II family protein, with protein MPTRDGTRPGPATGAGLWFPAPAAPGDCAVRLLCLPYAGGSPVMYRTWDEALADTADVLPVCLPGRAHRWGEPLRHDLHRIADDVAEAAAPLQRDLPLALFGYSLGALLAFEVARRLTRRGRPPLLLVVAACAPPRSREALSPKHTLPDEEFIAVLRQMGATPQAILDDEEMLSLLLPMLRSDFALADRYRRTPGPALSVPVVALAGRDDPEAGPEVMSGWARETHQPLRRLDLDGGHLFIEERRPEVVALVRSALRSAVAHQER; from the coding sequence GTGCCTACGCGTGACGGCACCCGCCCCGGGCCGGCCACCGGGGCGGGCCTCTGGTTCCCCGCCCCCGCCGCCCCGGGCGACTGCGCCGTCCGCCTGCTGTGCCTGCCCTACGCGGGCGGCTCTCCCGTCATGTACCGCACCTGGGACGAGGCCCTCGCGGACACCGCGGACGTGCTGCCGGTCTGCCTGCCGGGGAGGGCCCACCGGTGGGGCGAGCCGCTCCGGCACGATCTGCACCGGATCGCCGACGACGTGGCCGAAGCCGCCGCGCCGCTGCAGAGGGACCTGCCGCTGGCGCTGTTCGGGTACAGCCTGGGCGCGCTCCTGGCCTTCGAGGTGGCACGGCGCCTGACCCGGCGGGGCCGCCCGCCGCTCCTGCTCGTCGTCGCCGCCTGCGCACCGCCCCGCTCGCGCGAGGCCCTGTCACCCAAGCACACCCTGCCCGACGAGGAGTTCATCGCCGTGTTGCGACAGATGGGGGCGACCCCTCAAGCCATCCTCGACGACGAGGAGATGCTGTCCCTGCTGCTGCCGATGCTGCGGTCCGACTTCGCACTCGCCGACCGCTACCGCCGCACACCGGGCCCCGCGCTGTCCGTGCCGGTCGTCGCCCTGGCGGGTCGCGACGACCCCGAGGCGGGACCCGAGGTGATGTCCGGCTGGGCCCGCGAGACGCACCAGCCCCTGCGCCGTCTCGACCTGGACGGCGGCCACCTGTTCATCGAGGAGCGCCGGCCCGAGGTCGTGGCGCTGGTGCGGTCCGCGCTGCGCAGCGCAGTGGCGCACCAGGAGCGCTGA
- a CDS encoding condensation domain-containing protein: MGTVEGGTPMDDGSVPQGRHDPRTVAGIARRNWQELLHVPEVDDDAHFFALGGHSMLATRLMSRMRKALDAELPAGLIFEHPVFADFAARTATVLGDGSVTAGERPRPSGRVSGPVSPQQERLLRIEDVLGPSPVHNIVVPVALDSPVDGSVLRLALHALLTRHGALRLAFPAPDGGGDHQQVIVPPWTPDDVDLVERDAPSGTDGRAEDAAVLKEVRRTHLRPFDLTRGNLLRAQLFRRRHAADLLVLHLHHLAVDGVSQTVLLDDLAEAYTQTVSQGSPRPADGDALTHVDYALRRADAHDAVPAGSRRHWTRVARDLAADLAAAEEPAPSAVRYVRRTAEVDGSVLLGLRALAEAEGTTDFVTATAAVAAALAAASGRRHIGIGTLLDNRAHASHERTVGPFANSTLLAVPVPGGATPRDTVRATRTEVTEARRCADSPLDELLGPPCAVLGLRPDDLVDAVVAFDRPYRAPAGSALRLSPLYDHGGLLVPSALGPRLSITLFAHDSGTLSVVVEHAEHPDPRRPDTVLNAVVDTLRLFAGAPDPAAATGTAGVPR, from the coding sequence ATGGGCACCGTGGAGGGAGGCACGCCGATGGACGACGGCTCCGTACCGCAGGGGCGACACGACCCCCGCACCGTGGCCGGGATCGCCCGCCGCAACTGGCAGGAGCTCCTGCACGTCCCCGAGGTCGACGACGACGCGCACTTCTTCGCGCTCGGCGGCCATTCGATGCTCGCCACGCGACTGATGTCCCGTATGCGCAAGGCACTCGACGCCGAGCTCCCCGCCGGCCTCATCTTCGAGCACCCGGTCTTCGCGGACTTCGCCGCCCGCACCGCCACCGTGCTGGGCGACGGGTCGGTCACCGCCGGGGAACGGCCCCGCCCCTCGGGACGGGTGTCGGGCCCGGTGTCGCCCCAGCAGGAGCGGCTGCTGCGTATCGAGGACGTCCTCGGCCCGTCACCGGTCCACAACATCGTCGTGCCCGTGGCGCTGGATTCGCCCGTCGACGGCTCCGTCCTGCGGCTCGCGCTCCATGCGCTGCTGACCCGGCACGGCGCGCTGCGCCTGGCCTTCCCGGCACCGGACGGGGGCGGGGATCACCAGCAGGTGATCGTTCCGCCGTGGACACCCGACGATGTCGACCTGGTGGAGCGGGACGCGCCGTCGGGAACCGACGGCCGGGCCGAGGACGCCGCCGTCCTCAAGGAGGTGCGCCGCACCCACCTGCGACCCTTCGACCTCACGCGGGGCAACCTGCTGCGCGCCCAGCTGTTCCGCCGCCGTCACGCGGCCGACCTGCTCGTGCTGCACCTCCACCATCTGGCCGTCGACGGCGTGTCGCAGACGGTCCTGCTCGACGATCTCGCCGAGGCGTACACACAGACGGTCTCCCAGGGCTCTCCCCGTCCGGCCGACGGCGACGCCCTCACCCACGTCGACTACGCACTGCGCCGAGCGGACGCGCACGACGCCGTACCGGCCGGCTCCCGCCGTCACTGGACGCGCGTGGCCCGCGACCTCGCGGCCGACCTCGCCGCCGCCGAGGAGCCGGCGCCGAGCGCCGTGCGGTACGTGCGCCGCACCGCCGAGGTGGACGGCTCCGTACTGCTCGGGCTGCGCGCTCTGGCCGAGGCCGAGGGCACCACCGACTTCGTCACGGCGACCGCGGCCGTCGCCGCCGCTCTCGCCGCGGCCTCGGGCCGCAGGCACATCGGCATCGGCACCCTGCTCGACAACCGCGCGCACGCCTCGCACGAGCGCACCGTCGGCCCCTTCGCGAACAGCACCCTGCTCGCCGTCCCGGTGCCCGGCGGCGCGACACCGCGCGACACCGTCCGGGCCACCCGGACCGAGGTCACCGAGGCCCGGCGGTGCGCCGACAGCCCGCTGGACGAACTCCTCGGTCCGCCCTGCGCCGTGCTGGGGCTGCGCCCCGACGACCTGGTGGACGCGGTGGTCGCCTTCGACCGGCCCTACCGGGCCCCCGCCGGCTCTGCCCTCCGGCTGTCACCGCTGTACGACCACGGGGGTCTCCTGGTGCCCTCCGCGCTCGGCCCGCGCCTGAGCATCACCCTGTTCGCCCACGACAGCGGCACTTTGAGCGTCGTCGTCGAACACGCGGAGCACCCCGACCCCCGACGGCCGGACACCGTGCTGAACGCCGTGGTGGACACCCTGCGGCTGTTCGCCGGGGCCCCCGACCCGGCCGCCGCCACGGGGACCGCGGGGGTGCCGCGGTGA